The nucleotide window AGGCCGACGCCAAGGACTGCGGCGACGGGCCGGTACGCCTCGAAGCCGGGGTTTTTCCCGCCCTTGTTTACCACAAATACCTGCTGGCGCGCGTGGGCGGCGCATACAATGCCGTGCGCGTGGACGCCAACGCCTCCGGCCCGCTCTTTTTCCACGGGCGCGGCGCGGGCGACCTGCCCACCGCCGGAGCCGTGCTGGCCGACCTGCTGGCCGTTGCCCGCGACGAACGCCCCAACAACACCGGCTTTGTGAACAAGGAACTGCCCAAGGCCGCCATTGTGCCGCCCGAAGAATGGCGCTCCTGCTACTACGTGCGCGTGATGGTGCAGGACGCCCCCGGCGTGCTGCGTGATCTTTCGGGCTGCATGGCCGCCGAGGGCATCAGCATGGCCCAGGTCATCCAGAAGTCCGACGAAGGTCAGGGCGTGCCCCTGGTCTTCATGACCCACGAAACAACGGCCCAGGCCATGAGCGACGCCCTGCAGCGCACGCTTGACGCCGGGCTGCTCAAGGAACCCGCGGTGTACTTCCGCGTATTGGGCGGCGAATGATCATTCTCGACCAACCCTATGTTTCGCCGGAGCTGCTGGCCTACGCGGCAGCCCGGCAGGAACCTGTTCTTGATAACTATATGGCGCGGGCCTGTTCCACCGATCTGAAAATGCAGGGCAGGCAGGTGCTCAACCTCGTGCCCGAAGACCGCTTTGCCGCCATGCTGCGCGGCGGACAGGGCCAGAATCAGGGCCAGAATCAGAGCCAGGAGCAGGGCCAAAACAATAGCCCGGCCCACGGCGCGGCAGCCCCCGCCCGCCTGTATACCTGCTCCGAAAATTCCCTGGCCTGGGTGACGGAGCACTGCTCCCCTGCCCTGGCCGAAGCCATAGCCAAACTCAAGAACAAGGCGCTGACCCGCGAACTGCTGCGCCCGCTGGACCCGGACTATTACTACCGCCGCCTCAGCCTGGCCGAAATGCAGGCCCTGCCCTTCGAAGCCCTGCGCGCGCCCTGCGTGCTCAAGCCCGCCGTGGGATTTTTCAGCCTTGGGGTCTACCGCATCGGCAACGCCGAAGACTGGCATGCCGCCAAAAGCGCCATTGCCGCAGAAGCGGAGCGCTGGGCCGCGCAGTACCCGCAATCGGTGGTTGACGGCAACGACTGGCTGCTGGAAGAATATATTGATGGCGATGAATACGCCGTGGATGTATACTTTGACCAGGACGGACAGGCCGTCATCTGCAATATCCTGCGGCACGAGTTCACCGGCGACGACGACGTGAGCGACCGCCTCTACTACACCAGCGCGGACATCATCCACGAACGTCTGGCGGAATTTGAGGACTGGTTCAACAGGGTCAACGCCCTGCTGGGCCTGCGCAACTTCCCGGCGCACGTGGAACTGCGCCGCCACGCGTCCGGGCGCATCCTGCCCATCGAGTTCAACCCCCTGCGCTTTGCCGGCTGGTGCAGCACGGACGTCAGCCTTTTTGCCTGGGGCTTCCATTCCTACGGCTGCTTTCTTGAAGGCGTAAAACCG belongs to Desulfovibrio sp. and includes:
- a CDS encoding ATP-grasp domain-containing protein is translated as MIILDQPYVSPELLAYAAARQEPVLDNYMARACSTDLKMQGRQVLNLVPEDRFAAMLRGGQGQNQGQNQSQEQGQNNSPAHGAAAPARLYTCSENSLAWVTEHCSPALAEAIAKLKNKALTRELLRPLDPDYYYRRLSLAEMQALPFEALRAPCVLKPAVGFFSLGVYRIGNAEDWHAAKSAIAAEAERWAAQYPQSVVDGNDWLLEEYIDGDEYAVDVYFDQDGQAVICNILRHEFTGDDDVSDRLYYTSADIIHERLAEFEDWFNRVNALLGLRNFPAHVELRRHASGRILPIEFNPLRFAGWCSTDVSLFAWGFHSYGCFLEGVKPDWNSILKGKEGKLYTLMALNKPANCPPIRDFDYEALAKQFAKVLCLRRNDYTRYGLFGFLFTETPENQREELDRIARSDLLEFALI